From Saprospiraceae bacterium, one genomic window encodes:
- a CDS encoding COX15/CtaA family protein, which produces MNYGKWQKWIYAWLLTGLIMILVQIFLGGVTRLTGSGLSITRWDIVTGIIYPLSEEDWDYQFGLYKQTPQYQKINQGISIDEFKYIFFWEYTHRLWARIMGFVFVIPFLLFLVKRVLSKSLIFDLMMILFLASIVASLGWIMVASGLLNRPWVNAYKLSFHLMAAIALVSYLIWTIWKLGKKPSDVVPITSKRFYSLIVLFPILLFIQLFLGGIIAGMKAAMVAPTWPDINGFWIPREIVEIGNYFPFLFDQYESNAAAGIIMQFFHRSVAYLLTLLGFILFLCSYQLGNLKIFRNSFVLFILLIIQIILGVITLLGSVGEIPIWSAVGHQLVGVLLYCMGLYNLFGAKAAFSK; this is translated from the coding sequence ATGAATTATGGAAAATGGCAGAAGTGGATTTATGCTTGGTTGCTGACTGGATTGATCATGATTCTGGTCCAAATATTTCTGGGTGGGGTGACTCGTCTCACAGGAAGTGGATTGAGCATTACCCGTTGGGATATTGTAACAGGGATCATCTATCCTTTATCGGAGGAGGATTGGGATTATCAGTTTGGATTGTACAAGCAGACACCTCAATACCAAAAAATCAACCAAGGCATAAGTATAGATGAATTCAAGTATATTTTTTTTTGGGAATATACCCATCGATTATGGGCCAGGATCATGGGATTTGTTTTTGTCATTCCGTTTCTCTTGTTTCTGGTGAAAAGAGTTTTGTCAAAGTCCTTGATTTTTGATTTGATGATGATTCTTTTTTTAGCAAGTATCGTAGCTTCCCTTGGTTGGATCATGGTAGCCAGCGGTTTGTTAAATAGACCTTGGGTCAATGCCTATAAATTGTCGTTTCATTTGATGGCTGCGATTGCCTTGGTGAGTTACTTAATTTGGACCATTTGGAAACTGGGAAAAAAACCTTCAGACGTAGTACCAATCACATCAAAGCGTTTTTACAGTTTGATTGTTTTATTTCCTATTTTGTTGTTTATTCAATTGTTTTTAGGAGGGATTATAGCTGGTATGAAAGCTGCAATGGTGGCACCTACTTGGCCCGACATAAATGGTTTCTGGATTCCAAGGGAAATCGTTGAAATAGGAAATTATTTTCCATTTTTATTTGATCAATATGAATCCAATGCTGCAGCAGGAATTATCATGCAATTCTTTCACAGATCTGTTGCCTATTTATTGACCTTGTTGGGCTTTATCCTCTTTCTGTGTAGTTACCAATTAGGGAATCTCAAAATTTTCAGAAACTCTTTCGTATTGTTCATTTTGTTGATCATTCAGATTATTCTTGGTGTGATCACTTTATTGGGTTCTGTTGGAGAAATTCCGATATGGTCCGCGGTGGGCCATCAGCTGGTTGGGGTACTTTTGTACTGCATGGGATTGTATAATTTGTTTGGTGCAAAAGCCGCTTTTTCAAAATAA
- a CDS encoding TM2 domain-containing protein codes for MKKKWIAVFLAVFLGGFGVHRFYLRQPEMGILYLIIHFWLRFFLSFGIPVSRILGWVDAYRYLMMDDNEFDRKYNSQNFRDRYGNRRQAPQRPSSRYIVIEDEDTTTKKRSSSWYELRKGKKESESFKSSGIRKFKNFDITGAIEDFTKALELYPEDPITHFHIACALSIEERGLDSFKHLDQAVALGFKDFGKIMTHEALAFIRILPPFEKFKANQFRLNSEIYREVEQEQNKILESIRQQKEKSVLAPVGGTYGQMFQEKLKDEFK; via the coding sequence ATGAAAAAAAAATGGATTGCAGTTTTTCTGGCGGTTTTTCTGGGTGGATTTGGAGTGCATCGCTTTTATCTAAGACAACCAGAGATGGGTATATTGTATTTAATTATACACTTTTGGCTCAGATTCTTTCTTTCATTTGGAATTCCCGTGAGCCGGATTTTAGGTTGGGTGGACGCTTACAGATATTTAATGATGGATGATAATGAATTTGACAGAAAGTACAACAGTCAAAATTTCAGAGATCGGTATGGCAATCGGAGGCAAGCGCCACAGCGGCCCTCAAGTCGCTATATTGTAATAGAAGATGAAGATACGACAACCAAGAAAAGATCATCATCCTGGTATGAATTGCGAAAAGGAAAGAAAGAAAGCGAATCCTTCAAATCATCTGGAATCAGAAAATTTAAAAACTTTGACATAACAGGAGCCATTGAAGATTTTACCAAGGCTCTGGAATTGTATCCAGAAGATCCGATTACACATTTTCACATCGCATGCGCGTTATCAATTGAAGAAAGGGGACTGGATTCGTTTAAACATTTGGACCAGGCGGTCGCATTGGGTTTCAAAGACTTTGGCAAAATAATGACACACGAAGCACTTGCATTTATCAGGATATTGCCGCCCTTTGAAAAGTTTAAAGCAAACCAATTCCGGCTAAATTCTGAAATTTACAGAGAAGTGGAACAAGAGCAAAATAAAATACTTGAATCCATCCGTCAACAAAAGGAGAAAAGTGTACTAGCACCAGTCGGCGGCACCTATGGACAAATGTTTCAGGAAAAACTTAAAGATGAATTCAAATGA
- a CDS encoding RNA polymerase sigma factor, with product MEINQVIEACISGDRKSQKELFELLSGKMMAVCMRYARHKMEAEDLLQDGFVKVFQNMKQYKFEGPFEQWVRKIMIHNAIKKYHRKSNKNELLVIDEIPEHGDDYNANNLLYYKELLNMVEELPDGYRMVFNLYAIEGYNHKEISEMMGIEESTSRSQLVKARKVLQDKLLKREKLEI from the coding sequence ATGGAAATCAACCAAGTCATAGAAGCTTGTATTTCAGGTGACAGAAAATCACAGAAAGAATTATTTGAACTGCTTTCAGGTAAAATGATGGCGGTTTGCATGCGATATGCCCGGCATAAAATGGAAGCAGAAGATTTATTGCAGGATGGATTTGTCAAAGTTTTTCAGAACATGAAGCAATACAAGTTTGAAGGTCCTTTTGAGCAATGGGTCAGAAAAATTATGATTCACAATGCCATTAAAAAGTACCACAGAAAAAGCAATAAAAATGAACTCCTTGTTATAGATGAAATTCCAGAACACGGAGACGATTACAATGCAAATAATTTATTGTATTATAAGGAATTATTAAATATGGTTGAGGAATTACCTGACGGATATAGAATGGTGTTTAATCTATATGCCATCGAGGGATACAACCACAAAGAAATTTCTGAGATGATGGGAATTGAGGAAAGCACTTCTCGCTCACAACTGGTAAAAGCTAGGAAAGTGTTGCAAGACAAATTATTAAAAAGAGAAAAACTAGAAATATGA
- a CDS encoding ABC transporter permease, producing MVSKKSKWILYISSIYILISLTLAFFGYLVCTDQTQYCNTQVPTLALQQPGFKACFQKDSIPEESLFSIWLGGRKIISPKTLVSEKSDIGKNLDCKRYFLGTDRFGRDLYSRIVVGMRYTILVGILSVMISIILGIGMGALSGYFGGITDQIISFVINVFWSLPTVLLAFVILMVFGRNLGSIMVAIGLTMWGDMARLVRGQTLQARALNYITASKALGFHHYRIIFLHILPNIMGPVWIQISANFGLAILLESGLSFLGLGLQPPIPTLGNIMQEQYTLAYGGDLILAVIPVIVLVLLIVSFHIITQSLRERMDTKTKEAVGNL from the coding sequence ATGGTTTCTAAAAAGTCAAAATGGATCCTATATATTTCATCCATTTATATCCTAATTAGTTTGACCCTTGCCTTTTTTGGATACCTCGTATGCACGGACCAAACGCAATATTGCAACACCCAGGTTCCAACCCTTGCTTTACAACAACCAGGATTTAAAGCTTGCTTTCAAAAGGATTCGATACCTGAAGAGTCCCTTTTTAGTATATGGCTTGGTGGAAGGAAGATCATCAGCCCAAAAACACTTGTATCTGAGAAATCGGATATCGGCAAAAACCTGGATTGCAAAAGATACTTTCTTGGCACGGATCGTTTTGGCAGAGACCTGTACAGTAGAATCGTGGTAGGAATGAGATATACCATATTGGTGGGTATTTTATCTGTAATGATTTCAATCATATTAGGTATTGGAATGGGTGCGTTGTCGGGTTATTTTGGCGGTATAACGGATCAGATTATTTCATTCGTCATAAATGTGTTTTGGTCCTTACCCACTGTTTTGTTGGCTTTTGTCATCCTCATGGTATTTGGGAGGAATTTGGGTTCAATTATGGTGGCCATCGGACTCACCATGTGGGGAGATATGGCCAGATTGGTCCGGGGGCAGACCTTACAGGCAAGGGCTTTAAACTATATCACAGCCAGCAAGGCCTTGGGATTCCATCATTATAGAATCATATTCTTGCACATTTTGCCCAACATTATGGGACCTGTATGGATCCAAATCTCGGCTAATTTTGGCCTGGCTATCTTATTAGAATCCGGACTTTCGTTTCTAGGCCTAGGTTTACAGCCTCCCATACCCACACTTGGAAATATCATGCAAGAGCAATATACCCTTGCTTATGGGGGAGATTTAATACTCGCAGTTATTCCGGTGATTGTATTAGTTTTGCTGATAGTTTCCTTTCATATCATAACTCAAAGTTTAAGGGAACGAATGGATACGAAAACGAAAGAAGCTGTAGGAAATTTATGA
- a CDS encoding cyclase family protein: MKKGMFDFGDPEMLADLTQGHDLSIYIREGEEQANCFYAPLFSTQPVRMGSFVGSVAEGGPVNFLNLQYNVHGNGTHTECYGHLSKDKISIQNVLKQFWFPVHVCSLYPTKTHEGDYVIERKTLQSLLQDEIIEALAIRTLPNPDNKKIKKYSGQNPAYFSKEAMEYIVSLKVKHLLVDLPSVDREEDEGKLVAHRIFWNGERKQDCTITELIYIPEEIRDGNYLMYLQLAPIDLDAAPARPVIYPLVKRSEHEK; encoded by the coding sequence ATGAAAAAAGGAATGTTTGATTTTGGCGATCCCGAGATGCTGGCAGACTTAACCCAGGGACATGATTTAAGCATTTACATTCGGGAAGGAGAAGAACAGGCCAATTGCTTTTATGCACCATTGTTTAGCACCCAACCGGTCAGAATGGGTTCATTTGTAGGATCTGTTGCAGAGGGCGGTCCTGTCAATTTTTTGAACCTGCAATACAATGTTCATGGAAATGGAACCCACACAGAATGTTATGGTCATTTGTCCAAGGACAAAATCTCAATACAAAATGTGTTAAAGCAATTTTGGTTCCCAGTCCATGTGTGCAGTCTCTATCCCACCAAAACCCATGAAGGAGATTATGTGATAGAAAGGAAAACACTTCAATCACTGCTTCAAGATGAGATCATTGAAGCACTTGCCATAAGGACATTACCCAATCCCGACAATAAGAAAATTAAGAAATACTCCGGGCAAAACCCGGCCTATTTTTCAAAAGAGGCAATGGAGTATATTGTATCTCTTAAAGTCAAGCACTTGTTGGTTGACCTACCTTCCGTCGATCGCGAGGAAGACGAGGGAAAGTTGGTAGCGCACAGGATATTTTGGAATGGAGAACGAAAACAGGATTGTACCATCACAGAGTTGATCTATATCCCCGAAGAAATCCGGGATGGTAATTACCTCATGTATCTGCAACTGGCGCCGATTGATCTAGATGCTGCGCCAGCCCGTCCTGTTATTTATCCTTTGGTAAAGAGATCGGAGCATGAAAAGTAG
- a CDS encoding SpoIIE family protein phosphatase, which produces MNRETSILNRLENELSLKQLQITSLLNITQAINENLPQEDLFRMYKDFLTWELSIEKIALFIKEDKEWKLSASFNLENETEIQELPKIFMHYNRIHTVKPSDEKRLQEFEFIIPVYHKKDPIAYSLVKGVKRGEDIFNNIQLITSITNIIAVAIENKRLVRTQVAQEKEMEFATEVTKMLIPAEMPQGKQFELANVYRPHYKVGGDYIDFLKFSEDKICFCIADVSGKGMAAAMIMANFQALVQNMGMQYRDLETLVIALNQTVSRITGGEKYLTFFIAMADLKLKKLYYVNAGHVPPILLKKGNIIELKASCTIIGHFPELPEIKEGVVDLDDDVVLVAFTDGLVDIKNRLGKNYSMEKLSDFILSHKEHKAQALALRLMDDLMEHGEGSELPDDVAILIFKYYNR; this is translated from the coding sequence ATGAACAGAGAAACCAGCATATTAAACAGACTGGAAAATGAGTTGAGTCTTAAGCAGCTTCAAATAACTTCTTTGTTAAACATCACACAGGCGATTAACGAAAACTTACCCCAGGAAGATTTATTTCGAATGTATAAAGACTTTTTAACTTGGGAGCTCAGCATCGAAAAAATTGCTTTGTTTATCAAAGAAGATAAAGAATGGAAACTTTCCGCCAGCTTTAATCTTGAAAATGAAACAGAAATTCAGGAGCTGCCCAAAATATTTATGCATTATAATAGAATTCACACTGTAAAACCATCAGATGAAAAAAGATTGCAGGAGTTTGAATTTATCATACCGGTGTACCACAAAAAAGATCCAATAGCTTATTCGCTGGTGAAGGGGGTGAAAAGAGGGGAAGATATTTTCAATAATATTCAGTTGATTACTTCCATCACAAACATAATTGCTGTTGCCATTGAAAACAAACGATTGGTCAGAACACAAGTAGCACAGGAAAAAGAAATGGAATTTGCAACGGAGGTTACCAAAATGTTGATACCCGCCGAAATGCCACAGGGAAAACAATTTGAGCTCGCAAATGTGTATAGACCCCATTATAAAGTGGGAGGAGATTACATCGATTTTTTAAAATTTTCTGAAGACAAGATTTGTTTTTGTATCGCAGATGTGTCGGGTAAAGGAATGGCGGCGGCTATGATTATGGCCAATTTTCAGGCACTCGTTCAGAATATGGGGATGCAATACAGAGATTTGGAGACATTGGTCATTGCATTGAATCAAACCGTTTCTCGCATCACCGGGGGAGAAAAATATCTGACATTTTTTATAGCGATGGCTGATCTAAAATTGAAAAAACTTTATTACGTCAACGCAGGTCACGTTCCTCCCATTTTGCTCAAAAAGGGCAATATCATAGAGCTCAAAGCCAGCTGTACCATCATCGGCCATTTTCCTGAATTACCAGAGATCAAGGAGGGAGTCGTTGATTTAGATGATGACGTAGTCCTGGTGGCATTTACAGATGGTCTTGTCGATATTAAAAACAGATTGGGCAAAAATTATAGCATGGAAAAGCTCAGTGATTTTATTTTGAGCCATAAAGAACACAAAGCACAAGCATTGGCCTTGCGTTTGATGGATGATTTGATGGAGCATGGAGAGGGAAGTGAACTTCCGGATGATGTGGCTATCTTAATCTTTAAATATTACAACAGATGA
- a CDS encoding nucleotide pyrophosphohydrolase — protein sequence MKELQELVDQWIKTYGVRYFNELTNLALLTEEVGELARVMARVYGEQSFKQTEESSDSKEKISEELADIIFVCICLANQMNIDLEIELQKNLQKKTERDQRRHLMNEKLK from the coding sequence ATGAAAGAACTGCAAGAATTAGTTGATCAATGGATTAAAACTTATGGAGTGCGATATTTTAATGAGTTAACCAATCTGGCCTTACTCACGGAAGAGGTGGGGGAACTCGCCCGGGTGATGGCCCGGGTGTATGGTGAACAATCCTTTAAGCAAACAGAGGAATCTTCAGATTCCAAAGAAAAAATTTCCGAAGAGTTGGCAGATATTATTTTCGTGTGTATTTGTCTTGCCAATCAAATGAATATTGATTTAGAAATCGAATTGCAGAAAAACCTGCAAAAAAAAACAGAGAGAGATCAAAGAAGACATTTAATGAATGAAAAACTCAAATAA
- a CDS encoding serine hydrolase, translating to MRKMFKILMIVLLAFFFLVIATAGFLYYRIQKIQDTGNLAQRIDQESVVFVNKNHQLGLAIAVIKKDTAFFRGFGFADREKKTMVDSSTVFEIGSITKIFTAELAEILSQKGIIDWQKSVADYMMEDCKQEEFSHVTLLDLASHHSGLPRLPKVFLDKMKDECRPYESLTEQDLLDYLQKPEEITDKNYQYSNLGFGILGMILERVSMKSFDQLLKEEITASLNMNSTGVGDSVSSNLAQGYDANGKPTCYWNFPVLGAAGAIRSNIKDLVRFGKAQLAMGKMSEIFTATRKPVGAIPGGQISKGWHIDSRSKYLFNFGDIVWHNGGTGGFSSYIGILPKKQIAIIVLANQSNANSKIEKLAYRFLLLASKVSFEKTIQGLQ from the coding sequence ATGAGAAAGATGTTTAAAATATTGATGATTGTCTTGCTGGCATTTTTCTTTTTGGTTATTGCAACAGCAGGATTTTTGTATTACAGAATTCAAAAAATCCAAGACACAGGAAATCTTGCACAAAGAATTGATCAGGAGAGTGTGGTGTTTGTAAATAAAAATCATCAGCTGGGACTGGCGATAGCGGTTATTAAAAAGGATACAGCATTTTTCAGGGGTTTTGGATTTGCAGACAGAGAAAAAAAGACAATGGTTGACAGTTCGACGGTATTTGAAATAGGTTCCATTACAAAAATATTTACCGCCGAACTGGCAGAAATTTTATCACAAAAAGGGATCATTGACTGGCAGAAATCAGTTGCAGATTATATGATGGAAGATTGTAAGCAAGAGGAATTCAGCCATGTTACTTTGTTGGATCTGGCGAGCCATCATTCAGGACTACCCAGATTACCAAAAGTATTTCTTGACAAAATGAAGGATGAATGCAGACCATACGAATCTTTGACGGAACAAGATTTATTGGACTATTTGCAAAAACCTGAAGAAATAACAGATAAAAATTACCAATACTCTAATTTGGGCTTTGGAATTTTGGGAATGATACTGGAGAGAGTCAGTATGAAATCATTTGATCAACTCCTTAAAGAAGAAATAACAGCCAGCCTTAACATGAATTCCACTGGAGTTGGAGACTCTGTGTCTTCAAATCTGGCACAGGGGTATGATGCAAATGGAAAGCCCACTTGTTATTGGAACTTTCCCGTATTGGGGGCTGCTGGTGCGATAAGATCCAATATCAAAGACTTGGTGAGATTTGGCAAAGCGCAGCTTGCCATGGGAAAAATGTCAGAGATTTTTACAGCCACCAGGAAACCGGTTGGCGCCATTCCGGGAGGACAGATTTCAAAAGGCTGGCATATAGACAGCAGATCCAAGTATCTATTCAATTTTGGTGACATCGTTTGGCACAATGGAGGAACAGGTGGATTCAGTTCTTACATAGGTATTCTTCCTAAAAAACAAATAGCCATCATCGTGCTGGCCAATCAAAGCAATGCCAATTCCAAAATTGAAAAATTGGCGTATCGCTTTTTATTATTGGCCTCCAAAGTTTCATTCGAAAAAACCATTCAAGGTCTCCAATGA
- a CDS encoding DNA-3-methyladenine glycosylase, giving the protein MILPESYYQNEDVVWMAQDLLGKILLTNIEGKHCSGIIAETEAYRAPDDRACHAYANRLTPRTKTMFETGGTAYVYLCYGMYHLINVVTGPASIAHAVLIRSLIPLDGKEHMQMRRNLARSESQWTKGPGALSIAMGVNLNHNGLHFFDSQSAVQIHNKPISGPELQISISKRVGVINSGECANRMWRFFIKDSPYVSHWRP; this is encoded by the coding sequence TTGATCCTTCCAGAGTCCTATTACCAAAACGAAGATGTAGTCTGGATGGCACAGGACCTCCTTGGTAAAATTCTTCTAACAAATATAGAAGGCAAACATTGTTCAGGCATTATTGCCGAAACTGAGGCGTATCGCGCTCCGGATGATCGTGCCTGCCATGCTTATGCAAATCGCCTGACTCCCAGAACAAAGACCATGTTCGAAACCGGTGGCACAGCGTATGTTTACTTGTGTTATGGGATGTATCATTTGATCAATGTGGTTACGGGACCAGCATCCATCGCTCACGCTGTGTTAATTCGAAGTTTGATACCGCTAGATGGTAAAGAGCATATGCAAATGAGAAGGAATTTGGCAAGATCCGAGTCTCAGTGGACCAAAGGCCCTGGCGCTTTATCTATTGCGATGGGTGTAAATTTAAATCACAATGGACTGCATTTTTTTGATTCTCAATCAGCGGTTCAGATTCACAATAAGCCAATATCTGGACCTGAATTACAAATTTCAATCAGCAAAAGAGTGGGCGTTATAAATTCGGGAGAATGCGCCAATAGGATGTGGCGGTTTTTTATCAAGGATAGCCCCTATGTAAGTCATTGGAGACCTTGA
- a CDS encoding D-tyrosyl-tRNA(Tyr) deacylase, whose protein sequence is MKIVLQRVTEAELWVNDTKHCSIGTGMLILLGIHKEDQEEDINWLVKKISSIRIFSDTEGKMNLDLMQINGEIMVVSQFTLFASTKKGNRPGFTDSARPDQALQLYDEFCVKLANETGIVIKRGVFGADMKIKLINDGPVTIIIDSKNKE, encoded by the coding sequence TTGAAAATAGTTTTACAAAGAGTAACAGAAGCAGAATTGTGGGTCAATGACACAAAACACTGTTCTATTGGTACCGGAATGCTTATATTGTTGGGCATTCACAAAGAGGATCAAGAAGAAGATATAAACTGGTTGGTTAAAAAGATAAGTTCAATCCGGATATTTTCAGATACAGAGGGAAAGATGAACTTAGACCTTATGCAAATCAATGGAGAAATTATGGTGGTTAGTCAATTCACACTTTTTGCAAGCACCAAAAAAGGAAACAGACCAGGATTTACAGATTCCGCAAGACCGGACCAGGCGCTACAACTATATGATGAATTCTGTGTAAAACTTGCAAATGAGACAGGGATTGTGATTAAAAGAGGAGTGTTTGGTGCGGACATGAAAATTAAATTGATCAACGATGGTCCTGTAACGATTATCATTGATTCAAAAAACAAAGAGTGA
- a CDS encoding NAD kinase, producing MKIFIYCQKVKEENLPHLIGLINQLKENKIQFAIYQYFHDELSLELKSRWKSDVWASHEDIIREKPDFMICFGGDGTILHAVTHIRHGGIPIIGINAGRLGFLASIEKKIIPDAIYQILEGNYFLENRTLLQLESESKLFGDIPIALNDFTISKRDNSSMITIHTFINGDFMNSYWADGLIVSSPTGSTGYSLSCGGPILFPNNASFVITPVAPHNLNVRPVVIPDDSILSFEVEGREDSFLCTLDSRKSIIQQKDQLAIRKCDYTIQLVQLQPVSFLKTIHSKLSWGLDQRNY from the coding sequence ATGAAAATATTTATTTACTGCCAGAAAGTGAAGGAGGAGAACCTTCCCCATCTGATTGGCTTGATCAATCAACTCAAAGAGAATAAAATTCAATTTGCCATTTATCAATATTTCCATGATGAATTGTCATTAGAATTGAAGTCCAGGTGGAAATCAGATGTTTGGGCAAGTCATGAAGACATCATTAGAGAAAAACCAGACTTTATGATTTGCTTTGGGGGAGATGGGACAATCCTACATGCAGTGACCCACATCAGACACGGTGGAATACCGATTATTGGAATAAATGCCGGAAGACTAGGATTTCTGGCGAGTATCGAAAAAAAAATTATACCCGATGCAATATACCAAATTCTTGAAGGCAATTATTTTTTAGAAAATCGCACTTTACTTCAACTGGAAAGTGAGTCTAAGCTTTTTGGAGATATACCCATCGCACTGAATGATTTTACCATTTCTAAAAGAGACAACTCATCCATGATCACCATTCATACTTTTATAAATGGAGATTTTATGAATTCATATTGGGCAGACGGGTTGATTGTATCCAGTCCAACCGGATCCACAGGATATTCTCTTTCATGCGGGGGACCAATTTTATTTCCCAACAATGCAAGTTTTGTCATTACACCAGTGGCTCCGCATAATTTGAATGTGAGACCGGTTGTAATACCAGATGATTCCATTTTAAGTTTTGAAGTGGAAGGAAGGGAAGATAGTTTTTTGTGCACACTCGATTCCAGAAAATCCATTATTCAGCAAAAAGACCAATTGGCGATTCGCAAATGCGATTACACCATCCAGTTGGTCCAATTGCAACCGGTTAGCTTTTTGAAAACCATACACAGCAAACTAAGTTGGGGCCTGGATCAAAGAAACTATTAA
- a CDS encoding alpha/beta hydrolase yields the protein MSYEIQTEGRFKFIETKKEGPAIVLLHGLFGALSNFKDLIEHFGDRFRVIVPILPIYELPITQVGLTGLVKYVYEFVRFKNLTGIHLLGNSLGGHVGILYTLEDQERVATLTLTGSSGLYESGMGNTFPKRGDYEFIKKKTQDTFYDPAVATDELIDEVFGIVNDRNKGIRIVATAKSAIRHNVGEKLQQIKIPVLLIWGKEDIVTPPFVGEKFKELLPNARLFFLDKCGHAPMMELPKEFNKIYDEFLKEFVS from the coding sequence ATGTCATACGAGATACAGACTGAGGGCAGATTTAAGTTTATTGAAACTAAAAAGGAAGGACCGGCAATTGTTCTTTTACACGGACTTTTTGGAGCCCTCTCCAATTTTAAGGATCTTATCGAACATTTTGGAGACAGGTTCAGAGTGATAGTTCCGATCCTTCCTATCTATGAATTGCCAATTACACAGGTAGGATTAACGGGACTTGTCAAATATGTCTATGAATTTGTGCGCTTCAAAAATTTGACCGGTATTCATCTTTTGGGAAACTCTTTAGGTGGTCATGTAGGAATTTTATACACCCTGGAGGATCAGGAACGTGTGGCAACATTAACTTTAACAGGTAGCTCTGGTTTGTATGAAAGTGGTATGGGCAATACATTTCCAAAAAGAGGAGATTACGAGTTTATAAAGAAAAAGACGCAGGATACTTTTTATGATCCAGCTGTGGCCACAGATGAATTAATTGATGAGGTATTTGGGATTGTAAATGACAGAAACAAGGGGATTAGAATTGTAGCAACGGCCAAATCAGCAATTAGGCACAATGTGGGTGAAAAGCTTCAACAGATCAAAATTCCTGTATTATTGATTTGGGGAAAAGAGGACATTGTCACACCACCGTTCGTGGGAGAAAAATTCAAGGAACTATTGCCAAATGCAAGATTGTTTTTTTTGGATAAATGTGGCCATGCTCCCATGATGGAATTGCCAAAAGAGTTTAATAAAATATACGATGAATTTTTGAAAGAATTTGTCTCTTGA